Below is a genomic region from Zea mays cultivar B73 chromosome 9, Zm-B73-REFERENCE-NAM-5.0, whole genome shotgun sequence.
CTAATTAGACAGCTAgaagcagcgagcagccgtgtctggatgttgggattgacatacccaagccagtctgccacagtcacagttaggcacggggagttcaggaggaacaagagcatccttactagatacgtccggatataactcccgaggacgacctctcttctgccacaacgcctctcggtacatatctttcatctaataaacgattataattatcacttgtacctaatATGCTTTATAACAGGTTTACACAAACTATCAAATAAAATATACTCATCATATTAATGATACTATATATATTATGAGCAACTATGAAATtaataatcgaaatgataatataataggtttacacaaactatcaaactatgagcaactatgaaactaacaacctaatatacaaaacaaatcagttgggcaccataccttggtctacgaagtgaaccaactcgAATCTTTAAATCCAACAAATTTTGACAAAGTTTTGAAATGAGAGGAAATGTGCTGCTCTCGCCCAGCAGCACGGCTGTTTTTATAGGCctccgtagctcggcgccaagatctgtggcgccgagctacgaggccgcaTCGGCGCCACGTCAGTGCCATGTCAGCACTAGGCGTGGGTAGCCGTTGCTGCCACGtcatacctcggcgccataggttgtgcgtcgagctgtgttacctcggcgccacagcctatggcgccgagtatCGGGTCCAAACTTGCATATAAAATTTCTGAGGGTCGAAACGTAAATATTTTTCAAAAGTAGGGCTGAAAAAAAAAATTCGGTCGAGCAGGCAAGGTGGTTCCCTAGCTCCTCATTCACTGGACTGGCTGGCCCGCATCTCTAACCACCTAAGAGGATGAGGATGCAATCAAGACTCAATTTCCCTTGCCACCAGCTTGGAGACAAGCTAAATCCCAAGGAAGGGGATGTCAGGGACCTAGTGCGGAGGCAGAAGCAGAGGCAGGAACAGGCTTCGCGAGAAGATGGCGGCCGTCGGCAAAGTCAGAGAGCTATGAATATATGCCGACCTAGAGTGAATCAACTAATCCTGGCCCGTGGGCTTGTATAGGGATACATATACTGGTTTGTAGCGAACGAAGAGAATACTCTGGAACATATGGCTGGCAAACGATGAACCCAGAGCAAGGGCGCGAGTTGGCGGCGCGAGAGTGTCGAGTTCCAAAGAGAAGAACCAGATTACCTCATATCTGATCGCGTTGCTCACACAAATTTTCTACATTATGATTTAACTTACAATATAATCTGCAAAAACATATGTTAGTCATAATAATCTTACGtcatcattaatcactaaaactaaCTAGAGATCTAGATGTTTTCACCAACCACACGGGTTCGGTCAATCTTCCTATGACGTTTAGGCCTCTCCCTGTGTGGGCATCTTGGCATGCTCGCTTTCAATTTTCGCTCAGCCAAAATTATGACAAGACAAAACTCTTAGTTATCAATTGATAAACTGCCAAAGAATTGGCAGACCGAACCAAAGTTTTAGTAAATCTATAAAAATTTCTTAAATTGCATAAGAAATAAAAAGTGTAGTGTACCAATATTTTTTTATCCTAAGTTTAACGAGCTTTGGTTTTGGCAAGTCTAAGTTTTAGTTTGCCATGGTTTTGGTTGGTTAAGAAATGGAAGCCGACCAAACGGACCCAATCTGCAGCATTGAAACTTTTGAATCCAACACCCGGCCTCGTGAACTCCGCCGGTGGATTGTTCCGGAATGCCTGGCAAATGATCCAGCATCACTCCAAGCTATGACCAGATGCAGACATCAGTTATCTTATCCAGTTGTCCTCCAAGGACGGAAGGCAAGTACACCCTCCAGTCATAGAAGTATACTCACATGAATGGAGGTTTCTTGCTCACCATGTCCTCGGCAAAAAAAAATAACAAAATCATGGCTTCCGTACGTGAGCATGAAGCAGAGTTACGCAGAGATATAGGTCCCATTTGTTTGACAGGAATCTACTAGATGTAACAGTTAGTAGCTAAACAATTGCTACTGGAATTatctagctaactattagctaatttacTAAAAGTAGCTAGCTACTAGCTAGATTGTTTAAATGTCCTcagctaattttagcagctaaatATTAACTCAGGTGCATTCGACTTACAAACCCAGGCGTGCAGCATTCCAAAATGCAGGATTGCTGGTGctacaaattaatccattccaaggaTTATTCAGATGCAGCTACCTCACTGAGTTGTCAAGCAGCAATTGAGCAGCCTTCGTAATCATACCAGTTGTTGGCACTTCTATTTCTCACCCGTCCACATCAAAGCCAGGCATGCTGTGTTCTGTAACGTGGCTTATATCAACTGTCATGACCGAATAGAAATTGCAACACTAGATCGACCTGGATGGGGGAAATTTAATGGTAGCTTTGAAGCCTGATAAAATTGCAGAAATTTAGTTACTTTTATCAACTCATATTACTGCCGCAATATTTTTTTAGAACAAATGAAAAGAATCAGAGAACATGCCATGCACATCTGTGCTAGAGCCATTTCAGCTGGGAACATATCTATACCGGCGCAGTTTATACAGATCTTCCAATGAACAGACCAAATAGCTTTACCATAACTTAGCATATCTATTGCCTGAAACACTCCTCATATATATCTCTAGCCGCAGCATGCAGCTGCGGCGGTATTACGCACAGCCTAGTAATCTCGATCATGACTTGAGAATTGGGGGCTGAGCATACGGGCCATTCAACCAGCCATTGGCGACCTTTCTGTACGCAGCTTCGGTCATGTGGATGCCGTCCCAGCTCACGTACGACGACGGGTTGGAGCACACGCTCGCGCCCTGCTCGCCACACTTCTTCTTCAGGTTGAAGTTGTAGTTGCCCTGCCCTCCTGCGCCGCAGCACGCCTGCAAGGCCGTGCTAAAACCTGCAGCAGCTCACAGTGTTCGTTTCATTTCATGGAACGGAATGCCTTTGGAGCCAGCCACCAAGAGATATACTTGGAGAAGCAGACAGAGAAAGGGAGAGAACTCACCAAATTTTCCAGGGTTGACGACAAACTGCAGTGCAGCCTTGAAGTAATCTCCATACATGATCTTCGTCTTGGGGTACTTCTTCTGAAGCTCGTCAAGCTGCTGCTTCAGCTCCCTGTTGTGGTGGAAGGCCAGGCGGTTGTACCTCCGAAGGCACCCGGTCCGGGCGTTGTAGTCTGCTTTGCTGCTGGTGTTGTACAGCGTCAGGTACAACGGGAAGCAGCCAATTGGGAGAACGCCAGGCACCAGGAGGTCTGTTGCCCCAAGCTCGATCAGTTTCTGGAAAAAATttacattttttttaaaaaaaagtttGCAGAGTGTGACTGGAAATTAGGGAAGTATAGTTAAAAAGCAAATGTTGCGGAACTAGCTTTACACGTAGGTACGGGCAAACAGATGTATAAAGCCGTTAAGCTAGTTACAgatgcaccaccaccaccatgtcGTCAGATAAATCTATCATGTCGTCTTGAAATTTGTGGAAGCAAACCATTGTTTACAACCATTCCATGATGGGCATGCGCATAGCAAAAGATTCTCTCTTCATCTGTACCCACCCTACCTTTTGCATGCCCATTCTCTCTTTCATTGTGCAATCATGTTCTACCTGGAGCCCCCTCATGCTTGCATCACATGGGGCTGCACTAAACAACAATCTGATGGACTGTGCAGAAGCTCAATTTAGCATGCGGAAGTTCAGGGCCACGCCATCAAACATTTTCCCCCCATTCGAAAACAGTTGACCACTTTCTGAAACTCTACTGCTGCATCATCAATGTATATGCAGAATGGTGTATGATGAAATGTAAGGGTCAATCATCTACTAGTGAATTTGAGACTCATAGTTGAGAAATGCTACCTCAACGCCATTGGCGATAGCCTTTGCAACAAGGGGCACGTAAGTCTTGACATCAGAAAATGGGACGCCGGAGAAGAGCGGCGCGTTGTAGTCGTTGCCCCCGAACTCCCCGACGACGAACAGGGATTTGCTGAAGTAATCCTTGCAGTCTGCAACCAACATTCGGTGATCCACTGCAAAATTTTCGAGAACATTCAGTGCGGGTGAGATTGGGGCCGGACCTTGCTCCGATTTACAGAGGGACGGCTTCATGTCCTGGAGCCAGCCGATCTGGGTGTTGATGGAGCCGGTGTTCCAGATGCGCTGGTCGATGCCGTGCGCCTTGAAGAAGGAGTACTCCAGGGCCGTCGCGCCGGTGATGGCGAAGTTGGCGCCCTTCTTGAAGTCCTTGCCCTTggcctgcgacggtggcggcagTGGCAGCCCGAAATGCTCGGCTGCATAATTGGCCAAAGGTTCCCATCACAAAAGGGAAAGAAGAGACTTTAATTCGCATCAGTACTCTGCTAAAACTCTAGCAGCAGAGCGGAGACGGCAACGATTCACAGCGCGGCAAAGCAGCAACCCTTTTTACCACCAGTTTTCTACCACTCGTTTCCATCTTTTTATAAAGGAAGGTCGGAAAAAATCAACCCCTTTTGAcctcgccctcgccctcgcctGATTAAAAGGGTAGCACCACAGAGAAATGAAGAGCTGAGAGCAAAGAAATGGGACTCTTACAAACAAATTTAGTAGTCACTAGTCACCTCATCtttgtttttccctttttctaAAATTTAACAAACAAATTTTAGGTTTGCTCTACCAAACTTTTTGtttaataaaaagaaaagaacagGTCAATTTCATCTTGACCACCCAAGTCATAGCAGGCTCCTCTTGACACTCAAATCAAAAAGTTTTAGCGACGGAGACGTTTGAATTAGATATCCCAGAGACCACAAAAATAAGTACAAGCAGTTGGGAAAAATTAGTCACGGAAGCGAAATAAAAACAGCTGCCGGTGTTGGAACGAACTACTACTAGGGTACAGTGCAGTACCCAGGAAGTCGACGACGAGGCGGCCGTTGGAGCAGCGGCCGGTGGGCTTGCGGAAGAAGGTCATCCCGTAGGGAGGGCGCGCGGTGGTGAGCGCCTTGGGCGTGCCGTTGACGATGAGGTTGCCGGCGTCGGAGAGCGAGTCCCCGAAGCTGAAGATGGCCGTGTACGACTTCTTGCTCCTGGCCGCGGCGCAGGTGGCCGGCAACGCCGCCACGAGCGCGGCGACGAGCAGGAGGGGGAGCacgccccggcgcggcggcgcgtggGCGACGGCCATTGCGGCTGCGGGTGTCGGCGGCAAGCAGCTATGTCGACGCGGCCCGACGCGCATGTGCGGTAAGAGACGGGAGGCGGGGCCAAGTTCTTTGCTTGTGTGGCGCGTTGCTCTCCTCCGCTTTTGCTTTATATAAACTGCGGCTGTGGGAGtgaagagagtgagagagaggtgGCCAGTGTGGCCTGTGCTGGATGCTTGCAGAGCTTTGCAGGTGCTGCAGCAGCTCAGGATGAGGTGTGGGTGTGGCAGCCACTGGGCAAATGTTTTGGTTTGGGCCGACGATTGCCCCTACGGTTAGCATTGGATGCAGCTATAGTAGCCGACTAAAATTAAAGACTACCGTAGTTATTAGCTGGTAAAATTAATAGAGTAGATCTAACGACGCGTTTAGGTTCATGGAAATGTATTGGATTGTGATTTTCAGTTCAGCCCGTTACGAGATAGCGTGAGATCGGATATCGCTTCATTTACAGTTGTTTACTCCCAGAGGTGGGCAGTTGTCACAGAGAAGCGGGAGTATTCTCCATAGGAGTACAGTTCATCCATCTATTAGCTAGTGGGATTACAAAAACAATTCAAAAAATATTAAAATTAGGTCTACAAATAGAGGGATGTTTGGATTCAATCACGCTTTTCACTCTctattttgctcctttgtttcatTCCTCTCACTACCCTTTCACTCCAAAAAAAATTCTTCCATGTCATCCGCGGCCTCTAGCATTCAAATAGATGAAGACTAGATATTCTATATATTGCATCAAACTATGATAGATACAGCGGTGTGAAGCTTGCCTCCGAGTATTCAACGATAGGGAGGTGAAGAGCAGTGGAGCTACATCGACCAGGATCATAAAGCCACCCACAATCAGCTGATGTGAGATTACTTCAATAACTTGTGGATCTATCATTCACTCTACTTTCGTCGAATGCACCACATGCAGACTCTTTCTATAAATCTTTGACAGATTAGGTGACCATTCCCCCTAATTCACTCGTAGAGTCATGAACTCAAACACAGTGGTTTCTTCCCTCGCCAAAAATACATCGCTTCCCTCTACATGCTCGCCTACAATAATGTTGCTAACTCCATCAATAAATATATTAAAATAAGGAAACATATGATCTTAGAGAGTCTTGAGCAATTCTATAATGGTGTTGTTTCATGTTTTGGTGACAAGTATGTATAATCGTTGTCCCACTGTTGGCGATCTTAAGTATCTTTTAGCTAAAGGGAAGAGATGGATTTTTGGGTACATAGGTAGTACATATTACATGCATTAAGTAGAAAAATTGTCTCGTTGAATGGAAAGAGAAGTTTACTTTGGGGGACACTGGATCCCTGCCCATAATGCTCGAGACGGATGCCTCGTATGACTTATGAATTTTGCATGCTTTTTTATAGTAGGGTGGAACAACGATGTCAATGCGCTCAACCAATCGTTGTTATTCATTGATGAGCTCAAGAGAGAAACATCAAATGTGAAGTTCATGATGAATGGACATAGTATAACTAAGAGTACTACCTCGCCAATGGCATCTAGTTCTAGTGGTCAGTGTTTGTGAAGACCATTTTCTCCTATAGACTCTGAAAGCAGCATATGTTTGTTGCATGCCACGAGAGGACGTACAGAGATCATTTGGGGTCCTCTAGGATTGCTTCTATATTCTCGCTAGCCTAGGTCATTCTTTTTCCCAGCAAATACTTAGTGTGATCATGTGTGCATGTATCGTTCAACACAACATGATTGTTAAAGATAAGCATGAAAAAAGCATATGATATGGATAACTATGAGATAGTCGAGTCCTCCATTGTAGCACCAACCATCATTTCCATGCACCCATGAGATTTATAGACATCATTCAATGTGAGGCCACAATTCATGCTAGTATGGTTCATGACCAGCGTCAAAATGATTTAATGGAGTATATCTAGAATCTACATTTTGGCAATTAGATTTTATTTTTGAATTATGTAGTTTTAATGTAATTTTATTTATGTTTTATAAATTAAATACTTTTTATTTGCTTAATTGTGTATTTTTATTTcgataaaatgatagtttattgcAACTAAAATCTATAAAAGTGGCAATTTGGTGGTTGTAGGCCGAAGCTACAAGCTATATACTAGAGCACTCCGGCAAATAAGGGTTGACATGTTTGATAGCAGGGTCGTTAGTTGATCAACCCTTGTCGATCACAACTATCCAGTGCACTATCTTTAACTTAGCTTATAATCATCTCAACATCACATCAGCATTTCTTTTATAGGTTCTTAGTTGACATTGAATATGTCATTTTATTGAATTAAAAATGCATCCAATTATATAATTAATCATATAAAATTACACAATTCATAAAAATAATTAAAAGTATATAATTTAAATATAAAATAAAAACTGCATAATtcataaatataaataagaaaCTACTCCCAGTGGTGGACAGTTGTCACAGAGAAGCGGAAGTATTCTCCATAGGACTATAGTTTATCCATCTATTAGCTAGTGGGATTACAAAAACAATTCAAAAaatcaataaataaataaaattaggTCTACAAATAGAGAGGGATGTTTGGATCCATTCACACATTTCACTCTCCATTTTGCTCCTAACACTTCCTATTTCATTCTTGTCACTATCCTTTCACTCCAAATAATTCTTTCATGTCCTCCGCGACCTCTAGCGTTGAGATAGATGAAGACGAGATACTCTATATATTGCATGAAACTATGATAAATACGTGATGTGAAGCTTGCCTCCGAGTATTCAATTATAGGAAGGTGAAGAGCAGTGGAGCTACATCGACCAGGATCATGAAGTCACCCACAATCAGCTGATGCAAGACTACTTCAATGACTCGTGGATCTATCATTCACTCTACTTTCATCGAAGGCACCACATGCAGACTCTTTCTACAAATCTTTGACAGATTGGGTGACCATTCCCCCTAATTCACTCGTAGAGTCGGTGAACTCAACCACAGTGGTTTCTTCCCTCGCCAAAATATACATCGCTTCCCTCTACATGCTCGCCTACAATAATGTTGCTAACTCCATCAATGAGTATATTAAAATAAGGAAACATATGATCTTAGGGAGTCTTTAGCATTTCTATAATGGTATCGTTTCATGTTCTGGTGAGAAGTATGTATAGTCGTTGTTCCACTATTGGCGATCTTAAGCGTCTTTTAGCTAAAAGTACATGCTATTCAACCTCATAGATTCCCTCTATTTCACTGGTCACCAAACAAGCCATAAAAGTACACGCTAGATTAAAGTAATTCAATGCTTAGAGTTGGAGCAGGCACGCAACGCCTAGCGTGGGCGTGCTAATAAAGTCTGCAACGCCCGTCGCGAGCTGCCCCCTCCCCTTGCCCTGTATGTGTTTAGCGTCGCTGGTCTGCTGCAACGTTCAACGCTAAAAGCTCCTTTACACTATATAGTACTATGGTGGAGCAGAGAAGTCTGCCAGAGTAAGGGGCGCTCTAAGCTGTCCCACTTGTCTCGAAGTTGGTGAGCACCATTATTTGTCAATTGGggaaaataataataaaagatGAAAATGTatagaaaataatattttatgATTGATGTGAGATATAGAGGAAGAATTTAAAAGAACACTACAGGAGGGAGAAAAAAAAGGATGAAATCTGAGTGATATGGCTGTATACTGTTGTATATGGGAAAATTTTTGAACCGACGATAGGAGTGGTTTTCTATTGCTGGGTGGATCCCCGGTCATGATGAGATGTTCCTCTTGTATCATTGTGAAGTGGATCTATGCGTGGATCAATTCCGACAGGCCCAACTTTTTTTTCCTTTTGTAAGTTTTCGACCTCGCGGGCGCTTTTCTTCCTCGATTGTCTCCCTGGTCGGTCAACTGGCCATTCATTTGCCCTCCCATCAACTCTTCATCTACTTCAACGACGCTAAAGCCTTTGTAGATTAAAAAAAAGCACAAATACGAACGTGTATTGTAATGGAAGAAAAACACTATCAAACAGTACTAGAAACGTCGACGTGAATATTGTCTATTTGTATTTTAGCTTCTGTAAATTTAAACTCTATGATTTATTTTATGAATGACCATGATGTCCATAATATAAGTTAATGTTGCCAATAACATAATATTATCATGTATATTAATCATATATATCAAATTAAAATGCTACCTGTTGGGTGTCTTCTTCTCTCCCGAAGGTCCTCAACACAAAGACACCATCGGCAAAGTGATTATGGAGATTTCCTTCTTtctaccgaaggtcctcaagacgaagacctCGCTTGAAAGCAACGATGACAAGTGCCGAAGCTGCCATCAGCTTCGGTTTAGATCAAGCAAAAGATGAAAAGACCAGATAGACCCTAGTGATTTAAGTTATGATTATAAACAAATGTTGAaggtcatgaatgtaattttatccaggctacgtcttgtgcctataaatagatgaacagtagcatcatactgttcacgctgaattgtaatctctCTCGTGCCAACACATTCGagtaagccgaaggtatcaatgtaatataaattctgtTAATACTCTTATAAATTTTAAGAAATGTTTATACGAATGAATAAATGATTTGTATCAATTATATTTATATTTATGTATTTTAATTTATTTATAAGATGATGAagacatgtccttcatgaccttcgtccgatgtTCATTGAATCTGAAGGCAAACAATGCTTCGGAGAACGAATGTCCTTTatatttaacaattgtgttggcttgttcttgattcacatcatttgagaacaagtgaccaacactacCATGGTAGACTTTTTCTCCCGTTACCAACCAAGCACATAAATATTTAGAAGTGAATATATCATAAGTTTATTTCTTTAGTATCCATGCATTGCTACACCTAAAATATTTATTTAGTTCCATAACTTTCTTTAAGGATCCATCAAAGTATACAATTCTAATATCTAATTAAAGTTGTTGGACACCTATTAAAGCTCATGGAAGGAACCATAACAGGCAACACAGTTAAAACGATAACACATTTCCCCCTTACCAATAAACATGAGAAGGCAAGAGAAGGACGTAAACATATGAACAAGGCAAATGAATTATTAAGATGTAAAGAGAAGCACTTAAGGGAATAACACTATAATAGTCCATTTTTTATTACACAAATTGGATTACAACAGTACCTTCGGGGCAAACATGGGATGCTTGAAGATGAGTACATTTAGAGCAAACATGGGATGCTCGAAAGTAGCAAAGGTACATGAATTGTCTTGTGATCCTCTCTGtatgggcactgttcatctatttatagggggcATCATATCACGTGCACAAGGCTACCCCGGTGCACAAATGCACAAATCGAACGTgagcctgaaagtcgcctagaggggggtgaataggcaaatctgaaatttataaactttaagcacaactacaagtcgggttagcgttagaaataaaatcgagtccgaaagagagggtgaaaacaaagtacaagcaaatgaaagcggatgacacgatgatttgttttaccgaggttcggttcttgcaaacctactccccgttgaggtggtcacaaagaccgggtctctttcaaccctttccctctctcaaacggtcacctagaccgagtaagcttttctccttaatcaacgggtcccttagacccctcacaaggaccaccacaacttggtgtctcttgcgttgattacaagttgcttgagaacaagaaagaggaagaagaaaagcgatcaagaacaagagctcaaagaacacgagcaaaaactctctctagtcactatttgcttggagtggaaatgggacttgcagaggctttgattctattcaatttgtgtcttgtattgattgcactagctcttgtattgaatgtgaagtctgaaaacttggatgccttgaagtgtggtggttggggggtatttatagccccacccaccaaaatggccgttggggaggctgtctgtcgatgggcgcaccagacagtccggtgcgccaccggacactgtccggtgtggcagccacgtcacccaaccgttagggttcgaccgttggagctctgacaattggggccactggacagtccggtggtgcaccggacaacactgttcactgtccggtgcgccttctggcgcctgctctgactct
It encodes:
- the LOC100283707 gene encoding GDSL esterase/lipase At5g45910 isoform X1; protein product: MRVGPRRHSCLPPTPAAAMAVAHAPPRRGVLPLLLVAALVAALPATCAAARSKKSYTAIFSFGDSLSDAGNLIVNGTPKALTTARPPYGMTFFRKPTGRCSNGRLVVDFLAEHFGLPLPPPSQAKGKDFKKGANFAITGATALEYSFFKAHGIDQRIWNTGSINTQIGWLQDMKPSLCKSEQGPAPISPALNVLENFAVDHRMLVADCKDYFSKSLFVVGEFGGNDYNAPLFSGVPFSDVKTYVPLVAKAIANGVEKLIELGATDLLVPGVLPIGCFPLYLTLYNTSSKADYNARTGCLRRYNRLAFHHNRELKQQLDELQKKYPKTKIMYGDYFKAALQFVVNPGKFGFSTALQACCGAGGQGNYNFNLKKKCGEQGASVCSNPSSYVSWDGIHMTEAAYRKVANGWLNGPYAQPPILKS
- the LOC100283707 gene encoding GDSL esterase/lipase At5g45910 (The RefSeq protein has 1 substitution compared to this genomic sequence): MRVGPRRHSCLPPTPAAAMAVAHAPPRRGVLPLLLVAALVAALPATCAAARSKKSYTAIFSFGDSLSDAGNLIVNGTPKALTTARPPYGMTFFRKPTGRCSNGRLVVDFLAEHFGLPLPPPSQAKGKDFKKGANFAITGATALEYSFFKAHGIDQRIWNTGSINTQIGWLQDMKPSLCKSEQDCKDYFSKSLFVVGEFGGNDYNAPLFSGVPFSDVKTYVPLVAKAIANGVEKLIELGATDLLVPGVLPIGCFPLYLTLYNTSSKADYNARTGCLRRYNRLAFHHNRELKQQLDELQKKYPKTKIMYGDYFKAALQFVVNPGKFGFSTALQACCGAGGQGNYNFNLKKKCGEQGASVCSNPSSYVSWDGIHMTEAAYRKVADGWLNGPYAQPPILKS